Proteins from a genomic interval of uncultured Desulfuromusa sp.:
- a CDS encoding circularly permuted type 2 ATP-grasp protein, with translation MKFEQRQNQSIGSQAYARELNQGGESSSNQGDQSWHGQKLMQTLEKLGPKKLAGRRKEAQRLLRENGATHNFFGSTDDSRSWQFDPIPLIIDSDDWTRVEAGLVQRAQLLNLILDDIYGSRELIKKGLLPPELIYAHKGFLLPCVGLPPSGGRHLNLYSANLAQGKDGRFWVLEDHAQPPYGSGYAVENRIVMTRSFARLFQDFQVHRLAMYFRAFKETISASGSE, from the coding sequence ATGAAGTTTGAACAGCGTCAAAACCAGAGTATTGGTTCTCAGGCATATGCAAGGGAACTGAATCAAGGGGGAGAAAGCTCTTCCAACCAAGGGGATCAGTCGTGGCATGGGCAAAAACTCATGCAAACCCTGGAAAAGCTTGGTCCTAAAAAGTTGGCCGGTCGACGCAAGGAAGCACAGCGATTACTTCGTGAAAATGGTGCAACACATAATTTTTTTGGTTCTACTGATGACTCGCGATCCTGGCAATTTGATCCTATTCCCCTGATTATCGACAGTGATGATTGGACTCGGGTTGAAGCTGGTCTGGTCCAGCGGGCGCAGCTTCTTAATCTCATCCTTGACGATATTTACGGTTCCCGGGAACTGATTAAAAAAGGGCTGTTGCCCCCTGAGTTGATTTATGCACACAAAGGGTTTCTCTTGCCTTGTGTTGGACTACCGCCCTCAGGTGGTCGGCATCTGAATCTTTATTCCGCAAATCTTGCTCAAGGGAAAGATGGCCGCTTCTGGGTTCTTGAAGATCATGCCCAACCACCTTATGGCTCTGGTTATGCTGTAGAAAATCGCATTGTGATGACGCGAAGTTTTGCGCGGCTGTTTCAGGATTTTCAGGTTCACCGTCTGGCCATGTACTTCCGCGCTTTTAAAGAAACAATTAGCGCATCTGGATCCGAATAA
- a CDS encoding circularly permuted type 2 ATP-grasp protein, whose amino-acid sequence MRGCFRIFRFTVWPCTSALLKKQLAHLDPNNQSDPRIVILTPGPEHSLYFEHAYLAAYLGYPLVQGGDLIVRDGCVWLKSVGGLRQIDVLLNRLDDEFL is encoded by the coding sequence TTGCGCGGCTGTTTCAGGATTTTCAGGTTCACCGTCTGGCCATGTACTTCCGCGCTTTTAAAGAAACAATTAGCGCATCTGGATCCGAATAACCAGTCCGACCCACGTATTGTGATCCTGACCCCGGGGCCGGAACACAGTCTGTATTTTGAGCACGCTTACCTTGCTGCTTATCTCGGCTACCCCTTGGTTCAAGGGGGTGATCTGATTGTACGTGATGGCTGTGTCTGGCTTAAATCGGTGGGAGGGCTGCGTCAGATTGATGTCCTTCTCAATCGACTTGATGATGAGTTTTTGTGA
- a CDS encoding circularly permuted type 2 ATP-grasp protein, translating into MSFSIDLMMSFCDPLELRGDSLFGVPGLLEVVRRGNVATANSIGCGIIKNPALLAFLPGISRYFLGEELLLPSVATWWCGQPS; encoded by the coding sequence ATGTCCTTCTCAATCGACTTGATGATGAGTTTTTGTGACCCGCTTGAGCTTCGTGGCGATTCTCTTTTCGGTGTCCCCGGATTACTGGAAGTGGTTCGTCGCGGCAATGTTGCTACGGCCAATTCGATTGGTTGCGGTATCATTAAAAACCCCGCATTGCTGGCATTTTTGCCGGGAATTTCAAGATATTTTCTTGGAGAGGAATTGCTCTTGCCGTCGGTCGCAACCTGGTGGTGCGGTCAGCCCTCGTGA
- a CDS encoding alpha-E domain-containing protein: MIIKPIYPIPSLPEMIPGELDKAQICVWRDRILANPHLYVGQEMSSLSTVPAFVTDRIEQRPCVLSTYLTAHDQSYVAMSGGLTRINENEGSLLVLKDGGCSKDTWILTPEPAKQVNLWLQAQPNQLIEPRLGSLPSRTAENLFWAGRYSERSEATARLLRSILIKLREFKEFRDPDDRRGLNHLLQALTHVTLTYPGVCRRRLGG, encoded by the coding sequence TTGATTATCAAGCCTATCTACCCGATCCCCAGTTTACCCGAGATGATCCCGGGGGAGTTGGATAAAGCTCAAATCTGTGTGTGGAGAGACAGAATTTTGGCGAACCCACATTTGTATGTTGGCCAGGAAATGTCGAGTTTGTCGACTGTTCCAGCATTTGTGACGGACCGGATTGAGCAACGACCTTGCGTTTTAAGTACTTATCTGACGGCTCACGATCAATCTTATGTTGCCATGTCAGGAGGGTTGACACGCATTAACGAGAATGAGGGCAGTTTACTTGTTTTAAAGGATGGTGGTTGCAGTAAAGACACATGGATTCTGACCCCGGAGCCGGCCAAACAGGTTAATCTCTGGCTTCAGGCTCAGCCAAATCAACTGATTGAGCCCCGTCTCGGATCGTTGCCAAGCCGTACGGCAGAAAATCTGTTCTGGGCTGGTCGCTATTCTGAGCGCTCAGAGGCAACAGCGCGGCTACTCCGATCAATTCTGATCAAACTCAGGGAATTCAAAGAATTCCGTGATCCGGACGATCGCCGGGGGTTAAATCATCTGTTGCAGGCATTGACACATGTGACCTTGACTTATCCCGGGGTTTGTCGGCGAAGGCTCGGAGGCTAA
- a CDS encoding alpha-E domain-containing protein — translation MKIGRSLERALTLIALLRTTLVPYHKPSMEAQMFETVLSTSNSLITYRRRYRSFMQLPTILELLLMDENYPRALRCQLSQLHKMVAELPHDQPSEQALGDEVLIVEALAELNNMDLKALSQLSNDGKSYPALEIFLSSQKKNDLKSFQRL, via the coding sequence GTGAAAATTGGTCGGAGTTTGGAGCGAGCTTTAACTCTGATCGCTTTGTTACGGACGACGCTGGTCCCTTATCATAAGCCATCCATGGAAGCACAAATGTTTGAAACGGTGCTTTCAACCAGCAACAGCCTGATTACTTACCGGCGTCGTTATCGTTCGTTTATGCAGTTACCGACGATTCTGGAATTGTTGCTGATGGATGAAAACTATCCCAGAGCGCTTAGATGTCAGTTGTCTCAGCTTCATAAAATGGTTGCTGAGTTGCCGCATGATCAACCCTCTGAACAGGCACTCGGCGATGAAGTTTTGATTGTGGAAGCTTTGGCTGAACTGAATAATATGGATCTCAAAGCGCTTTCTCAGCTTTCAAATGACGGAAAAAGTTATCCCGCTCTGGAAATATTTTTGAGCTCGCAAAAAAAAAACGACTTGAAAAGCTTTCAGAGACTTTGA
- a CDS encoding transglutaminase N-terminal domain-containing protein, whose translation MNFRISHSTQYSYSEPVSLCRNEASLLIRDTPWQRCLRSELQIEPSPSDVRHRLDMFGNRVSHFAIQQAAQ comes from the coding sequence ATGAATTTTCGGATCAGCCATTCGACCCAATACAGTTACAGCGAGCCGGTTTCGCTCTGTCGTAATGAAGCCAGTTTGTTAATCCGGGACACGCCGTGGCAACGCTGCCTCAGGAGCGAGTTGCAGATTGAGCCGTCTCCCTCGGATGTTCGTCACCGACTGGATATGTTTGGTAATCGTGTCAGCCATTTTGCTATTCAGCAGGCCGCACAATAA
- a CDS encoding transglutaminase family protein → MSLKYDPGFTTISTPLSKVLSDRRGVCQDFAHLGVACLRSMGLAARYVSGYIETLPPAGPGAVSPEPMLHMRGFLFMLQVSAGLILIRRTINFFLISILPSPGGEDFADVSPLRGVALGGGKHKVSVSVDVCPAAR, encoded by the coding sequence ATGAGTTTAAAATACGATCCAGGCTTTACGACGATTTCTACACCTCTGTCCAAGGTTTTGTCTGACCGTCGTGGAGTCTGTCAGGATTTTGCCCACCTGGGTGTTGCCTGTCTGCGGTCAATGGGGTTGGCAGCTCGATATGTCAGCGGTTACATTGAGACTCTCCCCCCGGCAGGGCCAGGAGCGGTTAGTCCGGAGCCGATGCTTCACATGCGTGGTTTTCTGTTTATGTTGCAGGTGTCGGCTGGGTTGATTTTGATCCGACGAACAATAAACTTCTTTCTGATCAGCATATTACCGTCGCCTGGGGGCGAGGACTTTGCCGATGTGTCTCCTCTCCGTGGCGTGGCACTTGGAGGTGGAAAGCATAAAGTTTCTGTCTCTGTTGATGTTTGCCCGGCAGCCCGATAG
- a CDS encoding circularly permuted type 2 ATP-grasp protein has protein sequence MIIRQKGFYDELFDSQGIPRPGADLLIERINALPEAELQRRQKAAESSLLNLGITFNVYGNESQTEKIFPFDMVPRIIQAKEWQILEPGLKQRIKALNCFIDDVFITIRKFSRTKSSRQTWCCQPMVSANPVSD, from the coding sequence ATGATTATAAGACAGAAGGGGTTTTATGATGAGTTGTTTGACTCACAAGGGATCCCCCGACCGGGAGCAGATTTATTGATTGAACGGATCAATGCACTTCCTGAAGCAGAATTACAAAGACGCCAAAAAGCGGCAGAGAGTTCTCTCCTGAATCTTGGGATCACCTTCAATGTCTATGGAAACGAATCACAAACAGAAAAAATCTTCCCCTTTGACATGGTTCCGCGCATCATTCAGGCAAAAGAATGGCAAATCCTGGAGCCCGGGTTAAAACAACGCATCAAAGCCCTGAACTGTTTCATCGATGATGTTTTTATAACGATCAGAAAATTCTCAAGGACAAAATCATCCCGGCAGACCTGGTGCTGTCAGCCGATGGTTTCCGCAAACCCTGTATCGGACTGA
- a CDS encoding circularly permuted type 2 ATP-grasp protein gives MLSADGFRKPCIGLKPPGGVWCHITGTDLVRGGDGEFYVLEDNLRCPSGVSYVLENRLLMKRTFPMVFDACSVQPVNEYPNRLLDMLQEIAPQGVRSPVVVVWTPGIYNSAYFEHSFLAQQMGVPLVEGSDLLIHRGEVMMRTTKGLERVDVIYRRIDDDFMDPKSFRADSLLGVPGLMEAYRQGKVALANAPGTGVADDKAVYAYVPDIIRYYLDEDPIIRNVETFACWREDECRYVLENLDKLVVKAVNESGGYGMLVGPHSTKEEQREFAKRIKASPRTYIAQPTLDLSRVPVMVENHFEGRHVDLRPYILYSNKEIYVMPGGLTRVALKKGSLVVNSSQGGGSKDTWVMNAEGGPASELSVQKEEGL, from the coding sequence GTGCTGTCAGCCGATGGTTTCCGCAAACCCTGTATCGGACTGAAACCACCTGGTGGGGTTTGGTGCCATATCACTGGTACGGATCTGGTTCGTGGTGGTGATGGTGAATTTTACGTTCTCGAGGATAATTTAAGATGCCCGTCAGGGGTGTCCTATGTTCTCGAAAATCGCCTCCTGATGAAACGCACTTTTCCGATGGTTTTTGACGCCTGCAGTGTCCAACCGGTGAATGAATATCCCAACCGCTTGCTTGACATGCTGCAGGAAATTGCCCCTCAGGGTGTACGCTCACCGGTGGTTGTTGTCTGGACGCCGGGAATCTACAATTCGGCTTATTTTGAACATAGCTTTTTAGCTCAGCAAATGGGCGTTCCTCTGGTTGAAGGAAGCGATTTGCTGATTCACCGCGGCGAAGTTATGATGCGCACCACCAAAGGACTGGAGCGTGTTGATGTCATCTATCGACGTATCGATGATGACTTTATGGATCCTAAATCTTTCCGCGCGGATTCCCTGCTTGGTGTTCCCGGATTGATGGAAGCTTACAGGCAAGGAAAAGTTGCCCTGGCCAATGCTCCCGGAACAGGGGTCGCGGATGATAAAGCTGTTTATGCCTATGTTCCTGATATTATTCGTTATTATCTTGATGAAGATCCTATTATCAGGAATGTTGAAACTTTTGCCTGCTGGCGTGAAGATGAATGCCGGTATGTGTTGGAAAATCTGGACAAGCTGGTAGTCAAAGCCGTCAATGAATCGGGTGGTTATGGCATGCTTGTCGGGCCACATTCCACAAAGGAAGAACAACGAGAGTTTGCCAAGCGGATCAAGGCGAGTCCGCGGACCTATATCGCCCAGCCGACTCTTGATTTGTCGCGAGTCCCAGTCATGGTTGAGAACCATTTTGAAGGTCGCCATGTCGATTTAAGACCATATATTCTTTACAGCAACAAGGAGATTTATGTGATGCCGGGAGGTTTAACCCGGGTGGCATTGAAAAAAGGTTCACTTGTGGTGAATTCCTCGCAAGGTGGTGGCAGTAAAGATACCTGGGTTATGAACGCAGAGGGTGGCCCCGCGTCTGAATTATCCGTTCAAAAAGAGGAGGGATTATAA
- a CDS encoding alpha-E domain-containing protein — MLSRVANSIYWLNRYSERAENVARFIDANYQMALDIPESYGSQWQPLINTTGDHELFKELYGEVSREKSD; from the coding sequence ATGTTAAGTCGCGTTGCAAACTCTATCTACTGGTTGAATCGTTATAGTGAACGGGCGGAAAATGTGGCTCGTTTTATTGATGCCAACTACCAAATGGCTTTGGATATTCCCGAGAGCTACGGAAGTCAATGGCAGCCTTTGATTAATACAACGGGAGATCATGAGCTGTTCAAGGAACTCTATGGCGAAGTGTCCCGGGAAAAAAGCGATTGA
- a CDS encoding alpha-E domain-containing protein, translating into MAKCPGKKAIEFLVFDRKNPNSIYSCVRAARENARSVREYISSEMWEQLNTFYLMINGAAKEDSMDLPHRFFADVMTASHTFIGITDSTMNHGEGWHFGRLGRMLERADKTLRILDVKYFILLPSVEYVGSSYDNILWGALLRSASAFEMYRKRHGRIDPKKIVDFLLLDLHFPRAVHYCLNTAMSSLQHITGVRPGTFSNRAEQRLGRLLSGFNFASLEEIFEEGLHEYLVKTEAQILDAGISVREVFFSPQLVDSGIDTKTLE; encoded by the coding sequence ATGGCGAAGTGTCCCGGGAAAAAAGCGATTGAATTTCTTGTTTTTGACCGCAAGAATCCTAACTCAATCTATTCCTGTGTCCGCGCTGCGCGTGAAAATGCCCGTTCTGTACGTGAGTACATCAGTTCTGAAATGTGGGAACAGCTTAATACTTTTTACCTGATGATCAACGGTGCGGCGAAAGAAGATTCAATGGATCTTCCTCATCGGTTTTTTGCTGATGTCATGACGGCAAGCCATACTTTTATCGGGATTACGGATTCTACCATGAATCATGGAGAAGGTTGGCACTTTGGTCGATTGGGCCGTATGCTGGAACGTGCTGATAAAACCTTACGGATCCTGGATGTTAAATACTTTATCCTGCTTCCATCTGTTGAATATGTCGGCAGCTCCTACGATAATATCCTTTGGGGCGCATTGTTACGCTCAGCCAGTGCCTTTGAAATGTATCGTAAGCGCCATGGTCGTATTGATCCGAAAAAAATAGTTGATTTTCTCCTCCTCGATCTGCACTTTCCACGGGCGGTTCATTATTGCCTGAATACGGCCATGAGCTCCTTACAGCACATTACCGGAGTCCGGCCCGGAACTTTTTCGAATAGAGCGGAACAGAGATTAGGGCGTTTGCTCTCAGGCTTTAATTTTGCGTCTCTGGAGGAAATTTTTGAGGAAGGGCTACATGAATATCTGGTCAAAACAGAAGCGCAAATTCTAGATGCCGGTATCTCAGTCCGGGAGGTTTTTTTCAGCCCGCAACTTGTCGATAGCGGGATTGATACAAAAACCCTTGAATAG
- a CDS encoding transglutaminase family protein, whose product MPWIKAACKLDFFMEACTPLVLMLRPRSTADQWVARESYTLNPHVPVVEFSDTYGNLCQRLIAPVGHFSIATSAEVKTADIVSIQPGAPLVEIQKLPEQVLVYLLPSRYCESDRFGDLAWDLVAEVQPGYDQVATIDSWIRNVIRYTPGSSNIPISASEVNARGEGVCRDLAHLGIALCRSICIPARLVVGYLFGLQPMDLHAWFEAYVGGRWYAFDPTQNELCNERIAIGYGRDAADVSIFHQFGAGDVLTNMDVQVEWLHDAPG is encoded by the coding sequence ATGCCATGGATTAAAGCTGCGTGTAAACTCGATTTCTTTATGGAGGCCTGCACCCCTCTGGTGTTGATGTTACGTCCACGTAGTACCGCAGACCAGTGGGTTGCTCGTGAGTCTTATACTCTGAATCCCCACGTCCCGGTTGTGGAATTTTCAGATACCTATGGAAACCTTTGCCAACGTTTAATCGCACCGGTGGGCCATTTTTCTATCGCGACTTCGGCTGAAGTCAAGACCGCCGATATTGTTTCGATACAGCCTGGTGCGCCTCTGGTTGAAATACAGAAATTACCGGAGCAGGTACTCGTCTATCTTTTGCCGAGTCGCTACTGTGAGTCGGATCGTTTTGGTGATCTTGCATGGGATCTTGTCGCCGAGGTACAACCGGGTTACGACCAGGTGGCGACTATTGATTCCTGGATCCGTAATGTTATCCGCTACACTCCGGGGTCAAGTAATATTCCGATCTCTGCAAGTGAAGTCAATGCCAGAGGGGAGGGCGTTTGCCGTGATCTGGCCCACCTCGGAATTGCTCTGTGCCGGAGTATCTGCATCCCCGCACGATTGGTTGTCGGCTACCTTTTCGGTCTGCAGCCGATGGATTTGCATGCCTGGTTTGAAGCTTATGTCGGTGGACGCTGGTATGCTTTTGATCCAACTCAGAATGAGCTCTGCAACGAGAGGATAGCCATTGGATATGGTCGTGATGCTGCGGATGTTTCCATTTTTCATCAATTTGGAGCCGGTGATGTGTTAACCAATATGGACGTTCAGGTTGAATGGCTCCATGACGCTCCAGGATAA
- a CDS encoding glutaminase: protein MNYSDVFREIASELDEIEDRGQLAAYIPELSHVDPSQFGACLITTKNEQFFLGDYKTMFSIQSIFKVLALALARGLRENHLWDRVGVEPSGSPFNSLVQLEYEQGIPRNPLINAGALVVCDVLLTHLKNPRQEFIEFVRDLAGDQDIDYCSRVADSERRTGHKNAAMVNLIKAYGNITNDVDRVLDFYCDLCSIEMSCNQLAQAFLFQAANGINPLNGREVVSVGRSKRINAIMQLCGFYDEAGEFAFKVGLPGKSGVGGGIIAVHPGKYSIAVWSPRLNAKGNSFKGMKFLELFTTRTASSIF, encoded by the coding sequence ATGAACTATTCAGATGTTTTTCGAGAGATTGCTTCTGAGCTGGATGAGATTGAAGACAGGGGGCAGCTTGCCGCATATATCCCGGAATTAAGTCATGTTGATCCCAGTCAATTCGGTGCCTGCCTGATCACGACTAAAAACGAACAATTTTTTCTGGGTGATTACAAGACCATGTTTTCTATCCAGAGTATTTTTAAGGTTCTGGCTTTGGCTCTTGCACGTGGACTGAGAGAAAATCACCTTTGGGACAGAGTTGGAGTTGAGCCTTCCGGGTCGCCGTTTAATTCACTGGTACAGCTGGAATATGAGCAGGGGATACCACGGAATCCATTGATCAATGCCGGAGCTTTGGTTGTTTGTGATGTTCTCCTCACGCATCTGAAAAATCCGCGGCAGGAATTTATTGAATTTGTCCGCGATCTTGCCGGAGATCAGGATATCGATTATTGCTCTCGGGTGGCAGACTCTGAAAGGCGTACAGGGCATAAAAATGCTGCGATGGTCAATCTTATCAAAGCCTATGGAAATATCACGAATGACGTTGATCGGGTGCTGGATTTCTATTGCGACCTCTGTTCCATCGAGATGAGTTGCAACCAGCTGGCCCAAGCCTTTCTGTTTCAGGCTGCAAACGGGATCAATCCTCTCAATGGCAGGGAGGTTGTCAGCGTCGGTAGATCGAAGCGAATCAACGCCATCATGCAACTGTGTGGTTTCTATGACGAGGCCGGAGAATTTGCTTTCAAGGTCGGTTTACCGGGGAAAAGTGGGGTCGGCGGCGGTATCATCGCGGTTCATCCCGGCAAATACAGCATTGCCGTTTGGAGCCCGCGTCTGAATGCCAAAGGTAACTCTTTCAAGGGAATGAAATTTCTTGAGCTGTTTACCACCAGAACGGCATCGTC